One Cohnella candidum genomic region harbors:
- a CDS encoding carbohydrate ABC transporter permease, whose translation MSQSATLTAMQASASSRRRFSISRLIIYIILAILFVTQLYPLLWLLIYSFKTNEEILSGSFFALPASWQWVNYKDAIGGGLYWKYLTNSVFVTAITIVAVIVLAAMVAFAISRFRWKYGQYVLLLFLLGMMIPLQSTLLPLMIMFKNIDILNTRWSIILPYIAFQTPIAVFILSGFFQSIPNEIEESAIVDGAGVWSIFTRIVLPISVPPVMTVCILTFINIWNEYVLAATFISSEKIKTLPFGVYSFVSQYSVNYGAIGAFLVLGAAPVVIIYFLLAEKITKGMVAGAVKG comes from the coding sequence ATGAGCCAGTCCGCGACCCTCACGGCCATGCAAGCTTCGGCTTCATCCCGGCGACGTTTCTCCATCAGCCGGTTGATCATTTATATCATCCTTGCCATCCTGTTCGTCACTCAGCTGTACCCTCTGTTGTGGCTCTTGATCTATTCGTTCAAAACGAACGAAGAAATTTTGTCGGGCAGCTTCTTCGCCTTGCCGGCCAGCTGGCAATGGGTCAACTACAAGGATGCCATCGGCGGCGGACTCTATTGGAAGTATCTGACCAACAGCGTTTTCGTGACCGCCATTACCATCGTCGCCGTCATCGTGTTGGCCGCGATGGTGGCGTTCGCGATCTCCCGCTTCCGCTGGAAGTACGGCCAGTATGTGCTGCTACTCTTCCTGCTCGGCATGATGATTCCGCTGCAGAGTACGCTGCTTCCGCTCATGATCATGTTCAAGAACATCGACATCCTGAACACGCGCTGGTCGATCATCCTGCCTTACATCGCATTCCAGACACCGATCGCCGTGTTCATCCTGTCCGGCTTCTTCCAGTCGATCCCGAACGAAATCGAAGAATCCGCCATCGTGGACGGAGCGGGCGTATGGAGCATTTTCACCCGCATCGTGCTTCCGATTTCCGTTCCTCCGGTCATGACCGTCTGCATCCTGACGTTCATCAACATCTGGAACGAATACGTGCTGGCCGCGACGTTCATTTCCTCCGAGAAAATAAAGACGCTGCCGTTCGGCGTGTACAGCTTCGTCAGCCAATACTCCGTCAACTATGGAGCGATCGGCGCATTCCTCGTGCTCGGAGCGGCGCCGGTCGTCATCATCTACTTCCTGCTTGCGGAAAAAATCACCAAAGGGATGGTAGCAGGCGCCGTTAAGGGTTAA
- a CDS encoding VOC family protein, which produces MKFGHVMIFVTDKEKARWFYSEVLGMETVLEEENKLVFDLGGSKLTAFKCEKTTEIGDYSNEARTVLVFEVESIERSFKEMQEKGIQFLHEEPTPGKYAAFVDPFGNVHEIAESTN; this is translated from the coding sequence GTGAAGTTCGGTCATGTGATGATTTTCGTTACAGACAAGGAAAAAGCGAGATGGTTTTATTCAGAAGTACTTGGCATGGAAACCGTTCTGGAAGAAGAAAATAAACTTGTTTTTGATTTGGGAGGCAGTAAACTTACGGCTTTTAAGTGTGAGAAAACGACTGAAATCGGAGATTACTCCAATGAGGCCAGAACCGTTCTCGTGTTTGAGGTCGAATCGATCGAGCGCAGTTTTAAGGAAATGCAGGAAAAGGGAATTCAATTCTTGCATGAGGAGCCTACGCCAGGGAAATATGCGGCATTCGTTGATCCCTTTGGTAACGTGCATGAAATCGCTGAGTCGACGAATTAA
- a CDS encoding MarR family winged helix-turn-helix transcriptional regulator, which translates to MERDGTMQDPENRDLSLKLFVVLSKAYKSIMDLAIKDMKKHELSTTEFMIMELLYHKGRFPLQQIGDRVLITSGSITYNIDKLEKRELLKRVPHPEDRRVTFAELTEQGREWFGSLFPSHAEAIESMMRGLSKEEKKDAIELLKKLGLAVK; encoded by the coding sequence ATGGAGAGGGACGGCACGATGCAGGATCCGGAGAACAGGGACTTGTCGCTGAAATTGTTCGTGGTGCTGTCCAAAGCTTACAAGAGCATCATGGACCTCGCGATCAAGGACATGAAGAAACACGAATTGTCCACGACGGAGTTCATGATCATGGAGCTGTTGTACCACAAAGGCAGGTTTCCTCTGCAGCAGATCGGCGACAGGGTGTTGATCACGAGCGGAAGCATTACCTACAACATCGACAAGCTGGAGAAGCGGGAGCTCCTGAAGCGCGTCCCTCATCCGGAAGACCGGCGGGTCACTTTCGCGGAGCTTACGGAGCAAGGCCGGGAGTGGTTCGGCTCTTTATTCCCATCCCACGCCGAGGCCATCGAATCGATGATGAGGGGACTTTCGAAGGAAGAGAAGAAGGACGCGATCGAGCTGCTCAAGAAACTCGGTTTGGCGGTCAAGTAG
- a CDS encoding Nif3-like dinuclear metal center hexameric protein, whose protein sequence is MTTLVRHVIEWIEGAVGLAENTVDGLKFGRPDMTVTGIAVAFTASQSVVEAALRAGANLLISHEGEFYAHRDRVETLEGDDLVVLEKRGLIAQSGLALYRCHDALHYRQPDEIIQGLVRRLGWEAYLREDLQVAVILEMPETTVGELAEHCKRALGLPYLRVAGDLAMKCTRIGLSAGYRGGGELCIPMFREHDLDMIITGEGPEWETPEYVRDAMRQGRKKALILLGHAESEQPGMQLLAESLKRAFPATPIQFIAEEPVFRIV, encoded by the coding sequence ATGACGACGTTGGTCCGGCATGTGATCGAGTGGATTGAAGGGGCTGTCGGCTTGGCGGAAAACACGGTAGATGGGTTGAAGTTTGGCCGGCCGGACATGACCGTTACGGGAATTGCCGTGGCGTTTACGGCTTCGCAATCGGTGGTGGAAGCCGCGTTGCGAGCCGGTGCTAACCTGTTGATCTCGCACGAAGGGGAGTTTTACGCGCATCGCGACCGTGTTGAGACGTTGGAAGGCGATGACCTGGTAGTATTGGAGAAACGCGGTTTGATCGCGCAGTCGGGACTCGCCTTGTATCGCTGCCACGACGCGTTGCACTACCGGCAACCCGACGAGATTATTCAGGGGCTCGTTCGCAGGTTGGGATGGGAGGCGTATTTGCGGGAGGATCTGCAGGTTGCGGTGATTCTGGAAATGCCGGAGACGACGGTGGGCGAGTTGGCGGAGCATTGCAAACGGGCGCTGGGTTTGCCATATTTGCGCGTGGCTGGCGATTTAGCGATGAAATGCACCCGCATCGGGCTGTCGGCCGGCTACCGGGGCGGCGGCGAGCTGTGCATCCCGATGTTCCGGGAGCATGATCTTGACATGATCATCACCGGCGAAGGACCGGAATGGGAGACGCCGGAATACGTCCGCGACGCGATGCGGCAAGGCCGGAAGAAGGCGCTGATCCTGCTCGGTCACGCCGAAAGCGAGCAGCCCGGCATGCAGCTGCTGGCCGAGAGCTTGAAGCGCGCCTTCCCGGCAACGCCCATACAGTTCATTGCGGAAGAGCCGGTGTTCCGGATCGTATGA
- a CDS encoding glycerol-3-phosphate dehydrogenase/oxidase yields MTGKFSGADRQSKLARMEQEIYDVLIIGGGITGAGIALDAGTRGMKTALIEMQDFAAGTSSRSTKLVHGGLRYLKQFEVKMVAEVGKERAVVYENGPHVTTPEWMLLPLYEGGTFGKFSTSIGLRVYDFLAGVKREERRRMLSREATLGKEPLLRKEGLKGGGYYVEYRTDDARLTIEVLKKAAEAGAHAVNYAKAEQLIYDEGGKLGGVVARDVIGGKEYRIRARKVVNATGPWVDTLRGLDRSKEGKTLRLTKGVHLVFDGRRFPLRQAIYFDTPDGRMVFAIPRDGKTYVGTTDTDYAGDTAHPRMNEEDRDYLLAAANHLFPGLKLTAADVESSWAGLRPLIYEEGKSPSEVSRRDEIFVSPSGMITIAGGKLTGYRKMAETVADLLAVELQAEGRGPYAPCATRTLPISGGDVGGSAGFPAFVRKMAEEGERDGLLPLTAEQLVRRYGSNVATVYDLIRAEREREDAHGFPAELRAMLRYAIEEEMAVKPVDFFIRRTGAMFFDIDWVRRWKDQSVRYMAERLGWGGEQTQEYAEELERELAAAYSPSEEAVGVGAH; encoded by the coding sequence GATTACGGGAGCGGGCATTGCCCTGGACGCCGGGACGAGAGGCATGAAGACGGCGCTCATCGAGATGCAGGATTTTGCGGCGGGAACTTCCAGCCGATCGACGAAGCTGGTGCACGGCGGGCTCCGATATTTGAAGCAGTTCGAAGTGAAGATGGTCGCGGAAGTCGGGAAAGAGCGGGCGGTCGTGTACGAGAACGGTCCCCACGTGACGACGCCGGAATGGATGCTGCTGCCTCTGTATGAAGGGGGCACTTTCGGGAAGTTCTCCACCTCGATCGGACTGCGGGTATATGATTTCCTGGCCGGGGTGAAACGCGAAGAGAGGCGCCGGATGCTGAGCCGGGAGGCAACGCTCGGAAAGGAGCCGCTGCTGCGGAAGGAAGGCCTGAAAGGCGGCGGCTATTACGTGGAATACCGGACCGACGACGCGCGCCTGACGATCGAGGTGCTGAAAAAAGCGGCGGAGGCCGGAGCGCATGCGGTTAATTATGCGAAAGCGGAGCAGCTCATTTACGACGAGGGCGGCAAGCTGGGCGGAGTGGTGGCTAGGGACGTTATCGGAGGAAAGGAGTACCGCATTCGCGCGCGCAAGGTCGTGAACGCGACGGGGCCCTGGGTGGATACGCTGCGCGGGCTCGACCGATCCAAGGAAGGCAAAACGCTCAGGCTCACCAAAGGCGTGCATCTCGTGTTCGACGGCCGGCGTTTTCCGTTGCGGCAGGCGATTTATTTCGATACGCCCGACGGCCGGATGGTGTTCGCGATTCCCCGCGACGGGAAGACGTACGTCGGCACGACGGATACCGACTATGCCGGGGACACGGCCCACCCTCGTATGAACGAAGAGGACCGGGATTACTTGCTGGCCGCCGCCAACCATTTGTTTCCCGGGCTGAAGCTGACGGCCGCCGACGTGGAATCCAGCTGGGCCGGCTTGCGGCCGCTCATTTACGAGGAAGGCAAATCGCCGTCCGAGGTATCGAGGCGCGACGAGATTTTCGTCTCTCCTTCCGGCATGATTACGATCGCGGGCGGCAAGCTGACGGGCTACCGGAAAATGGCCGAAACGGTGGCGGATCTCCTTGCCGTGGAGCTTCAAGCGGAAGGCCGCGGACCGTACGCCCCATGCGCGACTCGGACGCTGCCCATTTCCGGAGGCGATGTCGGCGGTTCCGCAGGCTTCCCGGCGTTCGTTCGGAAGATGGCCGAAGAGGGGGAGCGTGACGGGCTTTTGCCCCTTACTGCGGAGCAGCTCGTCCGGCGTTACGGTTCGAACGTCGCGACGGTTTACGACTTGATCCGTGCGGAGCGGGAACGCGAGGACGCACATGGATTCCCGGCTGAACTGCGTGCGATGCTGCGATACGCCATAGAGGAGGAAATGGCCGTCAAACCCGTTGACTTCTTCATCCGTCGGACCGGCGCGATGTTTTTCGATATCGACTGGGTACGGAGATGGAAAGATCAATCCGTCCGGTACATGGCGGAGCGTTTGGGTTGGGGCGGCGAGCAAACGCAGGAATACGCAGAGGAGTTGGAGCGGGAGTTGGCCGCTGCTTATTCCCCTTCCGAAGAAGCGGTTGGCGTCGGCGCTCATTGA
- a CDS encoding carbohydrate ABC transporter permease: protein MKVLKVSPWTIAAFVLPCLLLYVCLVFVPILVSVYTGMLDWNGIGASEWVGFANFKYMLTSDNVFWPSVNRTMQMAILSLVIQLPVALFVAILISRHVRKANFLVTSYFLPVILSVVVIGQLWKTILNPASQGGMINQLLEKMGLQDWTHAWLSEPKYAMYSIILVGLWQYLGYHILIQFTGIQNIPADIYEAARIDGADGFKADRYITIPMIVPIFKISVVLSFIGSLQSFDRILVMTGGGPAHATEVLASHMYYQSFLTQKYGYGSAIAVFLVVLSLVLTVVVNKSFNSLEKRYS, encoded by the coding sequence TTGAAGGTATTGAAGGTATCTCCTTGGACGATCGCGGCTTTCGTGTTGCCTTGCTTGCTGCTGTACGTCTGCCTCGTATTCGTGCCGATTCTCGTATCCGTCTATACCGGCATGCTCGATTGGAACGGCATCGGAGCCTCCGAATGGGTCGGCTTCGCGAATTTCAAATACATGCTGACAAGCGACAACGTATTCTGGCCTTCGGTTAACCGGACGATGCAAATGGCGATTTTGTCGCTCGTGATCCAATTGCCGGTCGCCCTGTTCGTGGCCATCCTGATCAGCCGCCACGTCCGTAAAGCCAATTTTCTCGTCACCAGCTATTTTCTGCCGGTTATTTTATCGGTCGTCGTTATCGGGCAGTTGTGGAAGACGATTTTGAATCCCGCATCCCAGGGAGGCATGATTAACCAGCTCCTTGAGAAAATGGGACTGCAGGATTGGACGCACGCTTGGCTCTCGGAGCCGAAATACGCGATGTATTCCATTATCCTCGTCGGCTTGTGGCAGTACCTGGGCTATCATATCCTGATTCAATTCACGGGAATCCAGAACATTCCGGCCGATATTTACGAAGCCGCCAGAATCGATGGCGCCGATGGCTTCAAGGCCGATCGATATATCACCATTCCGATGATCGTTCCGATTTTCAAAATCTCCGTCGTGCTTTCTTTCATCGGCTCCCTGCAGTCGTTTGACCGAATCCTCGTCATGACGGGCGGCGGACCGGCGCACGCCACGGAAGTGCTGGCCAGCCACATGTACTATCAATCGTTCTTGACGCAGAAATACGGTTACGGCAGCGCCATCGCCGTGTTCCTCGTCGTCCTTAGTCTCGTGCTGACCGTCGTAGTCAACAAATCCTTCAACTCTCTTGAAAAACGTTACTCTTAA
- a CDS encoding extracellular solute-binding protein, with protein MKTSKKIFAGVLAGVLAVSLAACGKSNNDSASSSDASSPAASPSASASAQASEPSKENITITFQNIYPDPTDPKYKMIRKLTDQYHKDHPNITIELDSLNTDQQKLKLKTQAASKEVPDITVVNPAAQMQPFVDADLFEPLNDMVQKNGLKDTFQAGLLDFYTFNGNLYALPDGNNVALIYYNKSLFQQAGIANPPATFEELVADVKTLKAKGITPIAIGEKDSWTGSFFFMNILLRTNNGPGFLKDVLAGTKKFDDPAFLDAVNAFEDLVQAKAFQEGAPSFDYNAGENLFKTGKAAMYFMGSWATGGIETSDVSKNGNVGVFKFPTVNGKGDPNQFMLAPGSAFAVSKNSKHKQETLDFLNYFMLNYPKELFTTKGAVGLGQNVEGDFKAAGYSDMAMEVLGMFKQVNGGDLAFDNTMNPGTAQAHLTSIQNLFVAKKDAKEVAKEHQDAFDQNNKK; from the coding sequence ATGAAGACAAGCAAGAAAATCTTCGCGGGCGTACTTGCAGGCGTTCTCGCTGTGAGCCTCGCAGCTTGCGGCAAGTCCAACAACGACTCCGCATCCAGCTCGGACGCAAGCTCGCCGGCAGCAAGCCCTTCGGCTTCCGCTTCCGCACAAGCATCCGAACCGTCCAAAGAAAACATCACGATCACGTTCCAAAACATCTATCCGGACCCTACGGATCCGAAGTACAAAATGATCCGCAAGCTCACCGATCAATACCATAAGGATCACCCGAACATCACGATCGAGCTCGACTCCCTGAACACCGACCAACAGAAGCTGAAGCTGAAAACGCAAGCGGCTTCCAAAGAAGTTCCGGACATCACGGTCGTCAACCCGGCAGCCCAAATGCAGCCGTTCGTAGACGCCGACCTGTTCGAACCGCTGAACGACATGGTTCAGAAGAACGGCCTGAAGGACACGTTCCAAGCCGGCCTGCTCGACTTCTACACCTTCAACGGCAACCTGTACGCCCTGCCTGACGGCAACAACGTCGCTCTTATCTACTACAATAAGTCCCTGTTCCAACAAGCGGGCATCGCGAATCCGCCGGCTACGTTCGAAGAGCTCGTAGCTGACGTCAAAACGCTGAAAGCCAAAGGCATCACCCCGATCGCGATCGGCGAGAAGGACTCCTGGACCGGCTCGTTCTTCTTCATGAACATCCTGCTCCGCACGAACAACGGCCCGGGCTTCCTGAAAGACGTACTGGCCGGCACGAAGAAATTCGACGATCCGGCATTCCTCGACGCCGTCAACGCGTTCGAAGACCTGGTTCAAGCGAAAGCGTTCCAAGAAGGCGCGCCTTCCTTCGACTACAATGCAGGCGAAAACCTCTTTAAGACGGGCAAAGCCGCCATGTACTTCATGGGCTCCTGGGCAACGGGCGGGATCGAAACGTCCGATGTCAGCAAGAACGGCAACGTCGGCGTCTTCAAATTCCCGACGGTTAACGGCAAAGGCGATCCGAACCAATTCATGCTCGCTCCGGGCTCCGCTTTCGCGGTTTCCAAGAACAGCAAGCACAAGCAAGAAACGCTTGATTTCCTGAACTACTTCATGCTGAACTACCCGAAAGAGCTGTTCACGACCAAAGGCGCCGTAGGTCTCGGCCAAAACGTAGAGGGCGACTTCAAAGCCGCCGGATACTCCGACATGGCGATGGAAGTTCTGGGCATGTTCAAGCAAGTTAACGGCGGAGACCTCGCGTTCGACAACACGATGAACCCGGGTACCGCTCAAGCTCACCTGACGAGCATCCAAAACCTGTTCGTCGCCAAGAAAGACGCGAAGGAAGTCGCGAAAGAACACCAAGACGCATTCGACCAAAACAATAAAAAATAA
- a CDS encoding ring-cleaving dioxygenase: protein MTQKTAGIHHITSFVGNPQANVDFYAGVLGLRMVKKTINFDAPDVYHLYFGNEVGSPGTAMTFFPSEGARKGRIGGGQVGYTTFAVPVGTLEFWEERLRKLNVDVHRTVRFGETYLRFKDSDGLQLEIVEREEGRPSQWSFGGVPAEKAIKGFGGAILNSIAPAKTEELLVNVMGLTKIGQEGDLVRYRSYGDLGNVIDMNAAPMGWGAGGAGTVHHIAWRASDDEEHARWRENVIAHGFQATGIVDRQYFNAVYFREAGGILFEIATDAPGFTNDEPFEKLGEKLQLPSWFEPKRDLIEQNLLPIEVRVLDGDQA from the coding sequence ATGACTCAAAAAACCGCAGGTATCCACCACATCACTTCTTTCGTCGGCAATCCGCAAGCCAATGTCGATTTTTACGCAGGAGTGCTGGGCCTCCGCATGGTCAAGAAAACCATTAACTTCGATGCGCCGGATGTTTATCACCTGTACTTCGGCAACGAAGTCGGAAGCCCGGGAACGGCGATGACGTTCTTCCCGTCGGAGGGAGCGAGAAAAGGGCGCATCGGCGGCGGGCAGGTCGGCTATACGACGTTCGCCGTGCCGGTCGGCACTTTGGAGTTCTGGGAGGAGCGGCTTCGCAAACTGAACGTCGACGTCCACCGTACCGTCCGTTTCGGCGAAACCTATTTGCGCTTCAAGGATTCGGACGGCTTGCAGCTGGAAATCGTCGAGCGCGAGGAAGGGCGACCCAGCCAATGGTCGTTCGGCGGAGTGCCGGCGGAGAAGGCGATCAAAGGCTTCGGCGGAGCGATCTTGAACAGCATTGCGCCCGCGAAAACCGAAGAGCTTCTCGTCAACGTCATGGGGCTGACGAAGATCGGGCAAGAGGGAGATCTCGTCCGTTATCGTTCCTACGGCGATCTCGGCAATGTCATCGACATGAATGCCGCGCCGATGGGCTGGGGAGCAGGCGGAGCGGGCACCGTCCACCATATCGCGTGGAGAGCCAGCGATGACGAGGAACATGCGCGATGGCGCGAGAATGTCATCGCCCACGGCTTCCAGGCGACCGGCATCGTCGACCGGCAGTACTTCAACGCCGTTTACTTCCGGGAAGCCGGCGGCATCCTGTTCGAAATCGCCACTGACGCGCCGGGGTTCACGAACGACGAGCCGTTCGAAAAGTTGGGAGAGAAACTGCAGCTCCCGTCGTGGTTTGAACCCAAACGGGATCTGATCGAGCAGAACCTGCTCCCGATCGAAGTCCGCGTATTGGACGGAGATCAAGCGTAA
- a CDS encoding response regulator — protein sequence MNILVVDDESFIRRGIERTIRTHFPEHKVLLAANPEEAVLTLQNVPMDLVLTDVLMPGMTGLELMEISRKRHAHVRWVVISAHSEFKYAKEAVRLGAKDYLLKPIGKDMLVDMIREIGDEIAKDNERSKEAQLLKRNLRFLREAVFARWASGLDLGGIDLAAFTGKHPYFHLIMVRMESESDMKLEHFIVENVLSELIETSGQGFVTSFDAKSLLGLLTPKDEGSLTAIIDQLRSHLKRYLKIPFQILHSERMTDISEVPAKVQQMRKSSATQVYEHYASGGEKAIEVAFQYIAAHFQTELTLEKVASIVYLNPVYFSQLFKQRTGVGFKDYLTQLRLDRAMNLLRDSELKIGDISERVGYPDVRHFSQIFRKKTGLTPSEYRQSVGGGDTGEP from the coding sequence GTGAACATTCTCGTCGTGGACGACGAAAGCTTCATCCGCAGAGGCATCGAACGGACGATCCGAACCCATTTTCCCGAACACAAGGTGCTGCTGGCGGCGAACCCGGAAGAAGCGGTGCTTACGCTGCAAAACGTGCCGATGGACCTCGTGCTGACGGACGTCCTCATGCCCGGCATGACGGGACTTGAGCTGATGGAGATTTCGCGGAAACGCCACGCCCATGTCAGATGGGTCGTCATCTCCGCCCATTCCGAGTTCAAATACGCCAAGGAAGCGGTCCGTCTCGGCGCAAAGGATTATTTGCTCAAACCGATCGGCAAGGATATGCTCGTCGACATGATCCGCGAGATCGGGGACGAAATCGCCAAGGATAACGAGCGGTCCAAAGAGGCCCAGCTCCTGAAGCGGAACCTGCGGTTCCTGCGGGAAGCCGTCTTCGCCCGGTGGGCGTCCGGCCTTGATTTGGGCGGCATCGATCTGGCGGCGTTCACGGGCAAGCATCCGTATTTCCATCTGATTATGGTGCGGATGGAAAGCGAATCGGACATGAAGCTGGAGCATTTCATCGTGGAAAACGTGCTGTCGGAGCTGATCGAGACCTCGGGTCAAGGGTTCGTGACCAGTTTTGACGCGAAAAGTTTGCTTGGCCTCTTAACCCCGAAGGACGAAGGAAGCCTCACCGCCATCATCGACCAGCTTCGCAGCCACTTAAAGCGCTATTTGAAGATACCGTTCCAGATCCTGCACTCTGAACGCATGACCGACATCTCCGAGGTTCCGGCTAAAGTGCAGCAAATGCGGAAAAGCTCCGCCACCCAGGTCTACGAACACTATGCCAGCGGCGGAGAGAAAGCGATCGAGGTGGCCTTTCAATACATCGCCGCGCACTTCCAGACGGAACTTACGCTGGAGAAGGTCGCGTCGATCGTATACTTGAATCCGGTTTACTTCAGCCAGCTGTTCAAACAGAGAACCGGCGTCGGCTTCAAGGATTACCTCACGCAGCTGCGTCTCGACCGCGCGATGAACCTGCTTCGCGATTCGGAGCTGAAGATCGGCGACATTTCCGAACGCGTCGGGTATCCGGACGTGCGCCACTTCTCGCAGATCTTCCGCAAGAAAACCGGGCTGACCCCGTCGGAATACCGCCAGAGCGTAGGCGGAGGCGACACCGGAGAGCCTTAA
- a CDS encoding sensor histidine kinase, whose product MKSIHTIHGRLFLIFLFSLLGLLFILSFVYYQRATEQIRDKVAVIAEKNISQTVGLFDLMLKGYDSVTKSLTSNNELMRLLRQSEDPVSSDVAVNLERRITDIMGAIFYSRNDVVGIHILTNQGEVYSFDRSVGGAVRSYVGKDWFNQLQKSTGEMIWLGVFPHSLVSEGINEPGSKVFAFGRELFELNTIKPIGIVLIETDADAITSALSNASLGPGSNVIIRDASGNEIMHTRPADPDSEEMTIPKEWPGPLKKGQVIVTDRKDYLVTAAPISMADWTVIGETPKQDIQLELQETQKFLLSVVIVLVIAATLLATVVSRSFSSPFKRLIQQMKQVELGNFKGIVRVQSYHELNVLVGSFNRMVTQMDELIERIKLASISEKNAQLQALQSQVNPHFLFNTLDMIYWMLDERENDRLGNVILSLSHMFRYSSDWEEASRATLRKEIEQLQHYLTIIETRLDTRVNTTIDVEEELLDIVVPKMILQPIVENAVKYGLEPLNRRTGSLRIYSREEDGRIDIVIEDNGVGMEEETLRRIERMLEETSSTTASAQDHGGRRGVGLLNVHQRIRLLYGDAYGLRIESERNRHTIVTVSFPAPHREEKSA is encoded by the coding sequence ATGAAAAGCATTCACACGATCCACGGAAGATTGTTCCTCATATTCCTGTTCAGCCTGCTCGGGCTGCTCTTTATTCTCAGCTTCGTGTATTACCAAAGAGCAACCGAGCAGATCCGCGATAAGGTCGCCGTCATTGCCGAGAAAAACATCTCGCAGACGGTCGGCCTTTTCGATCTTATGTTGAAAGGTTATGACAGCGTCACCAAATCCCTCACCAGCAACAACGAATTGATGCGGCTGCTCCGGCAATCGGAGGATCCGGTCAGTTCCGACGTGGCCGTTAACCTGGAGCGGCGGATCACCGACATCATGGGCGCCATCTTCTACTCCCGCAATGATGTCGTCGGCATCCACATCCTGACGAATCAAGGCGAGGTGTACAGCTTTGACCGGTCGGTCGGAGGCGCGGTGCGCAGCTACGTGGGCAAAGATTGGTTCAACCAGCTCCAAAAGTCGACGGGCGAGATGATCTGGCTCGGCGTATTCCCGCACTCTCTCGTCAGCGAGGGCATCAACGAGCCCGGCAGCAAGGTGTTCGCTTTCGGGCGCGAGCTGTTCGAGCTCAACACGATCAAGCCGATCGGCATTGTCTTGATCGAGACGGACGCCGACGCCATCACCTCGGCGCTGTCCAACGCCAGTCTGGGACCGGGCAGCAACGTCATCATCCGCGACGCCTCGGGCAACGAAATCATGCATACAAGGCCCGCCGATCCCGATTCAGAAGAGATGACCATTCCGAAGGAATGGCCCGGTCCGCTGAAGAAAGGCCAAGTAATCGTGACCGACCGCAAGGACTATCTCGTCACGGCCGCCCCGATCAGCATGGCGGATTGGACGGTCATCGGGGAGACGCCGAAACAGGACATCCAGCTGGAGCTTCAGGAGACGCAGAAATTCCTGCTCTCCGTCGTGATCGTCCTCGTTATCGCGGCCACCTTGCTGGCGACGGTCGTCTCCCGGTCCTTCTCTTCTCCGTTCAAACGGCTGATCCAGCAAATGAAACAGGTCGAGCTCGGCAATTTCAAAGGCATCGTTCGGGTGCAATCTTACCATGAGCTTAACGTGCTCGTCGGTTCGTTTAACCGGATGGTGACCCAGATGGACGAGCTCATCGAGCGAATCAAATTGGCCTCCATCAGCGAAAAAAACGCGCAGCTGCAAGCCCTTCAGTCGCAGGTCAATCCGCATTTTCTGTTCAACACGCTGGACATGATCTACTGGATGCTGGACGAACGCGAGAACGACCGGCTCGGCAACGTCATTTTGTCGCTGTCTCACATGTTCCGGTACAGCAGCGACTGGGAGGAGGCTTCCCGCGCGACGCTGCGCAAGGAAATCGAGCAATTGCAGCACTACTTGACCATCATCGAGACACGGCTAGACACGCGGGTGAACACGACCATCGACGTCGAGGAAGAGCTGCTGGACATCGTGGTTCCGAAAATGATCCTGCAGCCGATCGTCGAAAATGCCGTCAAATACGGACTGGAGCCGCTTAACCGCCGTACGGGCTCGCTGCGCATTTATTCCCGGGAAGAGGACGGCAGAATCGACATCGTCATCGAAGACAACGGCGTCGGCATGGAAGAAGAAACGCTGCGGAGAATCGAACGGATGTTGGAGGAAACTTCCTCCACGACCGCTTCGGCGCAGGACCACGGCGGCCGTCGCGGCGTCGGCTTGCTTAACGTGCATCAGCGCATCCGCCTCCTGTACGGCGATGCCTACGGCCTGCGTATCGAAAGCGAGCGCAATCGCCATACCATCGTGACGGTTTCGTTTCCCGCACCCCACCGAGAGGAGAAATCGGCGTGA